The Rhizoctonia solani chromosome 1, complete sequence sequence CCCCGTTAACTTCATCAATCGCCACCAACAGCTGCGCCCTTGGGCTTGATTGTAACCAACTATATCTGTAACGATGCCCTCGTCCTCGACACCATACGCCAAGACCGTACAAGTTGGCCGGTCCAGGTCTGACGTTTCCCTTATGAGGGACAAGAACGGTTGCATTACTTGCCGCGTTCGCCAGAAGGTTAGCTATGCGTGCTCAAAGTCGAATATAGACCTTCAACTGGAATATGGTTTTTAGAAATGCAGTGGTATCGAGATCGGTCAAACAAGCTGTGGAGACTGCTTGCGACTCAACATTCAGTGCCTTGGTGTCACTCACAATCGACCTGACTGGTTGCGCAATGTATGTCTACTATATTCCGATTCAAATTCTCATACTGATCATAACACCCACCTCAGCCTGAGGCTCTCAAGGAGACCAAATACCGCATCAAGGTCGGTTTCATCTCAGCTGTCGTACTCGCCCAGGGCTTAGCTGATTTGGTCTATTCTAGCACTACCTAACTGAGCATCCTGTTCCACGGGGTCGCGGTCCAACTCCAAAGCGTCCCCATTTGGATTTTTATGACTTGATTGAAAAGTACTCTCCGCGCATCCCAACTACAGGTCAGTCAGCACCTCTCTCTACAAGCGTGGTCGCTAACCTCAAACTCAGAGGAGTGCCATCAATATGTGAAGCTCGACCAACTCCAGCCGATGTCACCCGAGTCACCGTCAACAAATTACCCAGGCGGATATCTTTCAGTCCCGACCAGCCACTATGGGTCACCGACTTCATCGTCTCCCTCCTCTTCTTATACGGCAATGCCTAGTACGCCAACGAATCTCAGCGACGATTTGTTTGCGTCAACCGATATGTGCAACTATGCAGGTGGAATAATGACTCCCGAACTGTTCTACACCCAACAACAGGGTTCGTAAGCTTCGTGTTTGACGCAAGCAGTTTTACTTATTGTGAATGCAATCCATTTGCAGGGATTTCCTACCACGATGCATACGTGCCTTTGAACTCAACCTTCGAGCAATCAGTATCTCCAACCGCTAGCCAAACTTCCACTGGTGGCAGTCCCTATCGCCTTAACTATGCGCCCCCGGAATCTTTGTTTCTCACCAGCATTAGCCCCAACTCTCAGTATCACCAGTACACCCACAACCACCTATCTGGACAGACAAGTCCCAGTGCGCGGCGCCAGTGATAGGTCGATTTCACTTTttttcttcctccccttgtATTTTAGCTAGCTGTGCGATTCGCCCATGTCTCGGTTGTTTCATCAATGGTTTTTAGATTGTTTTATCACTATGTCTCATTGTATTTTCGTATACCAGTTGATAAATAATGAAATTAAGTATTTTCACCTTGCTTGCGAGTTATGAATATGACGGGAGCCCGAGCCGACTGGATCAGAAACGGCTAGCAGCACAGCTTTGCCCGCAGTCACCCGAAAATACGTATACCAATATTAAGAGAATCTATGCGCCCAATCAGCTCTCGTCTGAGGTTAAATGGTTACGGCTAGGCCCACCGAGGCATCTACACATCGGGAAAACACTGTAAACCTAGTTGCGTATCCTTTGATAGCCGAGTCGAATTCTCGTATTGGTAAGATCGCGCAGTTATCCAATGGTAAAAGGCAAGTCATGGGCAGAGTTCAGCGAATGACTGGTCGAGACCACTAAATTCCTAGCCTTTTCTCCTAATTCCTGGCTTACGATACTTGAATATGATTGCGAATCAAAGGAACATCCTtgaatgcgcatacatcggCTAATACTCGGTATTGCGAATAGTCCCACCATCATCTAATGTTAACGGAAGAGATCGGATGTGAAAGGATCGGGCCGGTTTGGAATACGGAAAAGACATTTTATTTGCACTTCATGACGCACAAAAATGTAGACCTCCGTTGATATTTTTTGTTAGGTGGAGCAGTACACCGAATGGTTCATTCAACGGCAAACAAAAAAAATTAAGTTTATGCGGAAGAGCCCATATCCTTGGCGAGCTGCTCGGCCTTGGCCTTGACATCCTCAATGGTGCCGGTCATGTAGAACGCAGCCTCAGGGAGGGAATCATGGTTGCCAGCAAGGATTTCCTTGAAGGAGCGAACGGTGTCCTTGAGAGAGACGAGCTTTCCCTCAGTACCAGTGAAGACCTGAGCGACTTGGAAGGGCTGGGACATGAAACGCTGTACCGTGTGAAAATTAGTCGTGTTCCTACTAAATCGGGTACATCTATCGTACCTGGATCTTGCGAGCACGCTCGACAGTAAGCTTGTCTTCTTCAGACAACTCGTCCATACCCAGAATAGCAATGATATCCTGGAGAGACTTGTAGTCCTGGAGAATCTTTTGGGTCGCAGTTGCAACCTCGTAGTGCTCCTGTCCGACGATACGGGGGTCCAACATACGAGACTTGGAGTCGAGAGGATCGACGGCAGGATAGATACCGAGTTCGGCAATACCACGAGACAACACAGTGGTGGCGTCCAAGTGAGCGAAGGTCGTAGCAGGGGCGGGATCGGTCAAATCATCGGCAGGGACATACACGGCCTGTACGGAAGTAATGGAGCCCTTcttggtggtggtgataCGCTCTTGCCTATGCATGAATTACTATCAGTTGATGAAACAATAGCATATAGATTATACCCACATGGCACCCATGTCCGTGGAGAGAGTAGGTTGATAACCGACGGCAGATGGAATACGACCAAGCAACGCAGACACTTCAGAACCAGCCTGGGTGAAACGGAAGATGTTGTCAATGAAGAGCAACACATCCTGGCCTTCCTCGTCACGGAAGTACTCGGCAATGGTGAGACCAGTGAGTGCGACACGAGCTTAAGTTACTTGAATTAGAGAGATTCCATGCGCATAAAATCTGATTAATACATACCACGGGCACCAGGGGGCTCGTTCATCTGACCGAACACGAGAGCGACCTTGGAGTCACCCTGGAGGTTGATGACACCAGTTTCGATCATTTCATGGTAAAGATCGTTGCCCTCACGGGTACGTTCACCGACACCACAGAAGATAGAGAAACCACCATGAGCCTTGGCGACGTTGTTGATGAGCTCCTGAATCAAGACAGTCTTTCCGACACCGGCACCGCCGAAGAGACCAATCTTTCCACCACGAGCGTAAGGGGCAAGGAGATCGACGACCTTGATACCGGTCTCAAGAACTTCGGCAGTAGTCGACTGCTCGACGAATGCTGGAGGATCGGCATGGATCGGGCTACGCTTGGAGGCCTTGATGGGGCCACGCTCGTCGATCGGCTCTCCAATGACGTTCATGATACGACCGAGGGTTCCAGCACCGACGGGGATGGTAATAGGAGCACCAGTGTCGATAACCTTTTGGCCACGAACGAGACCCTCGGTACCATCCATAGCAATTGTACGGACCGAGTTCTCACCCAAATGGGAAGCGACTTCAAGCACAAGGCGGCCACCATGGAAATCCTGGACCTCGAGCGCGTTCAGAATCGGAGGCAGGTTCTCTGATTCAAATTGCACATCGACGACGGCACCGATGACCGTCTTGACAGTACCGATCGTCTGCTTGGACTCGGTAGCATAGGTGCGGGCTGGTGAAGGGTTTATCGTTGTGTGTGAATTTTTCGATTGAGACGCGCCAAACAAGTGCACATCAACGCATATCAGCGCATATAGATTGCACGAAGACCGGTATTTGTGTTAGAAATGAAGCATATATAAAGGGTAGGATGCGAGATTACGGACCAGCTTGAGAAGGAGCCTGTTGGGGCTTAGGGGCTGCACGGGGAGCTGCGGCGAGCGTCGGGAGAGTGGTGCGGGTGAGGGCAGCGGTAGAAAGGAGGGCGTTGTTCGCCCTACGGACCTTGAGAGCCCTGCTCGACAGACGAGCAACACCGCGCGAGGTCAACATTTTCTATCAGATGAAGTTGAGAAAGACTCTGCTCTACGCTCGGATGTAAATGCCGGGAATTTCGTGGGAGCGCTTGATGCACGGACCACACCCTGTCGCAATCGGCTGCATTCGGGACGGATGTAAATGAGATTCCGGGTACAACCGCAAAGTCATGTGCCCATGCTTCTATCAAAAGGGTGTCAGACATTCGCATACGTTTGCTGTGGTATAAATGCTCAAGCACAGTATGCTGGACTTTCATGCATTGAATACCCTCGGATTGATATGATACATTAATTTTCTAAGTTTCGTCTAGCCAATGAATCCAGCTACAATCACCACGATTTGGGCCGACGTACCGAATGCCGCGAGTGCTCCGATATTGAATGCAACAGTTATTATTATCAAAGAGATTTGGGGCTCCTTATGTATCTAGAGCCAGGTTGACCACTGGGCTATCCCTACACCTTCAATGCATAGTGGAGCTGTTTTGACCAGGCTGTCCCTGCTTCAAGTGTAATTTCTCCGGCACCGCTTTGTGGCCATGACCGGGTTGCCTCTGTCTGAAGACTATTTACGTGCTTATGTTATTGAGTATAGGGAATGGTGCATGTATACGGGGAACCAAGTGGCCGTTTGAGATATTTGCGTTGAAATTCGGTAAGTTTATTCATGAACCGAGGACGATAGCTACATTTTAGTGTCAAGCACCTGTATATGATACCATTGTTCGAATTTTCATGTAACTCTCAGTGCTGGAAGCTCTATAGAACCTATCACAATGATACAGCTCTACAGTATATCTTATCACTATTTTCCGTACCGTTTTAATCACCGCTTCGCCGGACACCATTCAATTTCAATCGATTTGTTCGACTGTGGGCAGAATGAGTATTTATATGACAATCAGCTCGTGCGAATTACAGTGACGTTTAATACAATCACTTGTTCGGCCAACTAGAGCTTCATCAGTGATACGAGTACCCGTCAATTCAGGTTCTCAGCAAAACCGACCCCCACCTGTCTATAGCTGCAGACGGGCCTAAAATTTGTACCACACAAACTTGAGCCCATTCAATTCGATCATCGTATATGCACTATACCGGAAAGAGTTGATTGAGAATCGCCTTACGGGTGTTCACAGGTAAAAGAACGAAAACAGCGCACAAGCGCTCCCGGAATATAGTTATTGAACAGCTCCAGTGTATGACTGGTCTTCGCAAGTTCACTATGGGCCTGTTTTGATCCGCAAATCAGAGTGGTGGTATGTGATAGGTATTGATAAAATGACACAGTATGGCCTATCAGCGAACGATTTTATCGGACGGGATCATTCTTACATCTTCAAATTGCCCGTATTATAATCGAGCTTAGAGTTCACAATGCGAGGACGAGAGGTATGAGTGGATGGGAACCGAACATCGAATCGTTCGCCGATCTGTGTTGCATGGTAACTAGGGGCTACTGTGACTCGGTCATCTCAGGCTTGAATGACTTAGACAAGCTCACTTGGCTCCTCATGGCAGTGAACCGATGTAGGCGGAAGCAATACTGGTCTGCGATGATGTCCTGGAGTCTGGTAATGCATGTGTTTGACAATGAATTGGAAGGGCGAGCTTGCACTGGATCACAATCTGTCAAACCGGAGTTTCTTACCACGCTTCCCATGTAGTGTCTAGAGCTCATTCACTGCATGGTTTCTGATGCACCTGGTTCGTATTTGCCTCGCTATTTGCACTTGAAGTGTCAGGTCGGCGAATGAACGCTTCCGGTTACGCAAACTTAAGGTATCGGCGCAATTTCCTTACTAAAACATGCCAGGCTCTTGAAGAACCGCTATCTGGGAGACTGACATATGGTATCTCACAAAGGACTCAATGAACGCATATAGCCGCACTCTCCATCTGCCCTGAAACATGAAGCGCAGAATACGCACGCATTGACTCGCCGAAACATATGCGCTCGAATGATGCGCACTTAATTAATCTATCACAGCGTAGTTGTTGCCCTGAGTGATACTCAATACCTAGGCCCTTGCCCTTTCCTACATAGTCGCCCAAACAACACCGAAACTTCAACGCTCAGATCTTCACACCTCCAAACCTCCGGGGCACCAACGGAGCTTGCGCACAAATCATCGATGTTTCTGGACTCGGAACCTGTTACCGCTATACACTTAGGGTGCCAAATAGAGTTTGTAGGGCCGGACGAACGGTCTCACCGGTCTTCCGCAGTCCCAAATCCGTCTTCGCTATGCTAACGTAAATCGAATTTGGTTAAAGAGTTACACACCGCAACGCCTTTGAACTTagcacatatactatatatttCCTTTTATGGAAGATTGATGATGGGCATCGCTCGAACCGTGTGTTTCAACCTTCGGAGCGGACATACAAGGTTTATGCCATATTAATTTTAACAAGATTCTTGTCCATTGGACCTACCGCAGCAATGCCAAAACCAGATCACCGAACATCAAACGTTGGAAGCAAGGTTATCAGTTCAGATTGTCGCCCGTACTGTATCACATACGAGTACCAGCGTGCGGGGCTGCCTTGGCGTATATTGCGCAAGTCAGATATGATTCGACGGTGCAAACGCGAGATCCGGGTGCTCTCACCCTCCGATACGACCGGCGACCGAAGGGGAACTGAATCCGACTAAGACTATCTATCCACTTTATGCTTCGATTCGGCGATCGTCTGTTGGTGGATCACTCGAGCGCCCACATGTGAAGGCCATAAAATTGGCGTTAAGCGCACATGGATTGATCAGGTAATACATATCTAAAAAAACACATGGCAAGCAGGATAACATAGTTATAGAGTACACCTCTGCCATACAAAAACTGAAAATAGATAGCGGGGGGACATAATTGTCGAATAATTTAGGCCACAAATATTCCGTCGAGAGCAAATACGCAAAAAGTCAATTCAAAACAACATCAACCAATTCATTGACGCCCCAGTCTCATCATATCTTGTCTTGCACGTCGAGCTCGGGTAAGCATCCTGCCTTGGCAGAATGGCTAAGTCAATCAGTGCCCAATTCAATCGAAGGACCGAAGCATAACTCACTGGGTCCAGAAACGTAATGAACGGCATGGCCATCTTGTTGGCCGTAATAATCGGAGGTAGCTATTCCCTGACTCATCAAAGAGCCGTAACCCGGTTGGGTCGTCGAGAATAACCCAGAGTAAAAGTACGGGTCCGCAACTGGCTGGGTGTATGACCAAATTGGGTCAGCAGGGGCCTCGTATACAGAGTGTGCTGGAAGGGCTATATTCACATGTCAACAATGACTCAATACTTGCGTCTATCGTGTGCTTAACTGTATGGAGTTTGGGGGCTGGGTGTGGGAGCCGGATAAGGAGACGAGAAATTATTGCTGGGCGGCTGGTACCCTCGGGGGGTAAAGGAGCTTGAAGCCCCCATAATTTCGGTCGAGGGGTTAGAGAAAGCAGCCTTGGGAGATGAGCTAGGAGCTGGTGGCGCTGGAAGCCACCGTTTGACTAAAGGAATATGTATATTAAAACTCTGATGCTGGGAATACGGGAATCCTTACTTACGTGTCGCGTTGTCGGGATCGAAGCACACAGGGTTGAAACGGTTGGGATCTCTTGCTAATGCCTGCTCGACCTCGGCAGTGGGCTTCAAGACTAGGTAAGGGACCGGGTCGTCATAGGCCTTGGCCGGTGGATATTCAGAGAGAAAACATTTGATCGCCTGGGTGTACTCCTTGGCATTCTCCCCCTACATATGCGCCACGCGGGTTAGTTAGCTCATTTTCAGTCTATTTTACGCTGCACAAGAGTTACCTTGAGCCAGTCTGGTCTGTCAGACGCGTAGCCTAGGCACTGGACGTGAAGACGTTCGCATTTGGTACATGATGGGCGGGTACAGTCGCACTTCTAATGACGACGCTCAGTCGACGCCGAGAGTCGTGGCACGCAGCACATACCTTTTTTCGAATCCGGCAGGTCAAGCACCCTCGCCGCGTGCGTGCATGACGTTTGGTCGTGTTTTGTGCGGACATTGGTTCTCGTGGGGGGTAAGGGGGGGAAAGACTGGTAGAAATATCGTGGGTGAAGATGAGAAATGCTTTTGAGGATGACTGTGGCCCGAGGAAGCTCTGCAGGGCAGTGGACCCAATACTATGGGGTCCGATTCGGATCCGGTTTATTTATTACTCACCAAGGGGAGCTTGCCCGAATCTTGTAAGTTGTGTACAAATATTTCAGCGAATGATAGTCGAGCTAGTTCTCCCATCATAAGTAAGCTACACTCCGTCCTGAGGCAGTCCAGACAAAGCATCCCGCTGATGCAATCATAAGTTAATTGGATTGATCAAGAAGTCGACGCACACTGCCTCACATCGGTGGGTTGATCCCGACCTTCAAAGCTTACCCAAACGTCATGGGCTATCTTATATCCAGACTGATTATTAAAATACAATGCAGTGCTACAGAAGCACTGTTTTAGTGTTGAATTATTATCGGTGAGTGGCTATTCCAGTCATTCGACGATTGGCACGCTCTTGTGAGGTACTGCGGAGATCGGCGAGGTGGCATAAGTTACTCTTGAGTGTGGTGCACTACATACCACTGTGGCAATGGGGGGTCGGTCAGGTGCAGATCGCCGACACATAGGAGGCGATCGGAGCACAGCGACACAGCCCGTAGATCACATCCAAAACCTCAAAGTGGCGGTGCTTCATATATAACCCCGTGGGAATCGCAAGAAAAAAAAGCTTTTAAAGTGTTAAAGATGCTTTGTTTGAGAAAGTAACTTTCATTGAATTAGAAAAATCTCAGGATTGTGGACTACCGCGAGGTGATTAATACTGAGAATTGTTTTCA is a genomic window containing:
- a CDS encoding Fungal Zn(2)-Cys(6) binuclear cluster domain — protein: MPSSSTPYAKTVQVGRSRSDVSLMRDKNGCITCRVRQKKCSGIEIGQTSCGDCLRLNIQCLGVTHNRPDWLRNPEALKETKYRIKHYLTEHPVPRGRGPTPKRPHLDFYDLIEKYSPRIPTTEECHQYVKLDQLQPMSPESPSTNYPGGYLSVPTSHYGSPTSSSPSSSYTAMPSTPTNLSDDLFASTDMCNYAGGIMTPELFYTQQQGISYHDAYVPLNSTFEQSVSPTASQTSTGGSPYRLNYAPPESLFLTSISPNSQYHQYTHNHLSGQTSPSARRQ
- a CDS encoding ATP synthase alpha/beta family; translated protein: MLTSRGVARLSSRALKVRRANNALLSTAALTRTTLPTLAAAPRAAPKPQQAPSQAARTYATESKQTIGTVKTVIGAVVDVQFESENLPPILNALEVQDFHGGRLVLEVASHLGENSVRTIAMDGTEGLVRGQKVIDTGAPITIPVGAGTLGRIMNVIGEPIDERGPIKASKRSPIHADPPAFVEQSTTAEVLETGIKVVDLLAPYARGGKIGLFGGAGVGKTVLIQELINNVAKAHGGFSIFCGVGERTREGNDLYHEMIETGVINLQGDSKVALVFGQMNEPPGARARVALTGLTIAEYFRDEEGQDVLLFIDNIFRFTQAGSEVSALLGRIPSAVGYQPTLSTDMGAMQERITTTKKGSITSVQAVYVPADDLTDPAPATTFAHLDATTVLSRGIAELGIYPAVDPLDSKSRMLDPRIVGQEHYEVATATQKILQDYKSLQDIIAILGMDELSEEDKLTVERARKIQRFMSQPFQVAQVFTGTEGKLVSLKDTVRSFKEILAGNHDSLPEAAFYMTGTIEDVKAKAEQLAKDMGSSA
- a CDS encoding Fungal Zn(2)-Cys(6) binuclear cluster domain, giving the protein MSAQNTTKRHARTRRGCLTCRIRKKKCDCTRPSCTKCERLHVQCLGYASDRPDWLKGENAKEYTQAIKCFLSEYPPAKAYDDPVPYLVLKPTAEVEQALARDPNRFNPVCFDPDNATLKRWLPAPPAPSSSPKAAFSNPSTEIMGASSSFTPRGYQPPSNNFSSPYPAPTPSPQTPYTLPAHSVYEAPADPIWSYTQPVADPYFYSGLFSTTQPGYGSLMSQGIATSDYYGQQDGHAVHYVSGPRCLPELDVQDKI